Proteins co-encoded in one Flavivirga eckloniae genomic window:
- a CDS encoding T9SS type A sorting domain-containing protein has protein sequence MKRKNLLLPLLFVISFMTHAQVNQHKAFYQGKISSVEHVSSMLSRPNDLVPPDNSVREAKDKRSLGNKVVSGKDPQTEDDYFIRNRHEQEQSMQRAPASLVFDTYSSNSSPTDPSLAIGPNHVMVVFNTGFMIYDKSGNQLLGETSPNPAIFPSGGCCDLTVSYDNAADRWVLSFLGSGAQVAVSDGPNPLTAGWYVYNISTISDYQKLSVWSDGYYLTDNTASSNKLWILERDVMLTGGSGAQILGFNLPGIVTSGFYSPQVLNVTDGNLPAPGGATIVYLQDDAWSGVSQDHIKVWTANVNWSSPGSSTVSSPQQINTTPFIGVFDNGSFSNLTQPGGGVPIDALQATIMNQAQFRKFATHNSALFNFVVDTDASSGKLAGIRWYEFRQSGDNQPWSLYQEGTYTAPNGKHAWNASLAMDGQGNIGMGYTSMSGPSTSATVRVSSYFTGRLSSDPLGTMTSTEQVIANGTADISGNRYGDYSKIDVDPSDDASFWFINEYINGSRKGVVGKFQIQAGTADTEAPTNPTNLVASNITGSGATLNWTASTDNVGVTLYNISIDGNPVGSSATTTFNATGLSPLTTYTAAVTAQDAAGNVSGSASVSFTTTAANVNYCSSASTNVNDEYISNVQLNTINNNSNAQFYSDFTSISTDLNEGATYTITVTPTWTGITYSEGYAVWIDYNNNGNFNDSGELVWSKSPSTDTPNSGTFTVPSGTSKTSVRMRVSMKYNDTPTSCETFTYGEVEDYTINLGTGSSVRSNEKALQAFTEATNKNINMYPIPAKSRLTIDVLEHDLDEITIFASSGAIVKKVDPSKGSHTIDTSQLMSGMYFVRFVSKRLATTKRFIKQ, from the coding sequence ATGAAACGCAAAAATCTATTATTACCATTATTATTCGTCATTTCTTTTATGACACACGCTCAAGTAAATCAACACAAAGCTTTTTATCAAGGAAAAATATCATCTGTAGAGCATGTTTCTTCCATGTTATCAAGACCCAATGATCTGGTACCGCCTGACAATTCAGTCAGAGAAGCAAAAGATAAAAGATCGTTAGGAAATAAAGTTGTTTCAGGTAAAGACCCTCAAACAGAAGATGATTATTTTATTAGAAATAGGCACGAACAGGAACAAAGTATGCAAAGAGCTCCTGCCAGCCTTGTTTTTGACACTTATTCATCAAATTCCAGCCCAACCGACCCTTCACTGGCCATAGGTCCTAATCACGTCATGGTGGTTTTTAATACTGGGTTTATGATTTATGATAAATCTGGAAATCAATTGTTAGGCGAAACGTCTCCCAATCCAGCTATTTTTCCTTCGGGCGGTTGCTGCGATCTTACGGTATCCTATGATAATGCAGCAGACAGATGGGTCCTTTCCTTTCTGGGATCGGGAGCCCAGGTGGCCGTTTCAGATGGCCCCAACCCGCTTACTGCAGGATGGTATGTATACAATATCTCTACTATATCCGATTATCAAAAATTATCTGTATGGAGTGATGGCTATTATCTTACCGATAATACGGCTAGCTCTAATAAACTATGGATATTAGAAAGAGATGTTATGTTAACGGGAGGCTCTGGAGCCCAAATTCTCGGATTTAACCTACCGGGAATCGTAACCAGTGGTTTTTATAGCCCACAAGTATTAAATGTTACCGATGGTAACTTACCAGCTCCCGGAGGTGCTACAATAGTTTATTTACAAGATGATGCATGGAGCGGTGTATCTCAAGACCATATTAAAGTTTGGACTGCGAATGTAAATTGGAGCAGCCCCGGAAGTTCTACAGTTTCCAGCCCTCAGCAAATCAACACAACACCTTTTATTGGTGTTTTTGACAACGGAAGCTTTTCTAATTTAACCCAACCCGGAGGTGGCGTTCCAATTGATGCTTTGCAAGCAACTATTATGAACCAAGCCCAATTTAGAAAATTTGCGACTCATAATTCGGCGCTGTTTAATTTTGTGGTCGATACAGACGCTAGTTCTGGTAAGCTGGCAGGAATACGCTGGTACGAGTTTAGGCAGAGCGGGGATAATCAACCCTGGTCTTTGTATCAAGAAGGCACCTATACCGCGCCAAACGGAAAGCATGCCTGGAACGCGAGTCTGGCCATGGACGGGCAGGGCAATATAGGAATGGGCTATACCTCTATGTCTGGACCTTCAACTTCAGCTACAGTTAGAGTGAGTTCTTATTTTACTGGCAGATTGAGTTCGGACCCATTAGGAACCATGACAAGTACCGAACAAGTTATCGCAAATGGAACCGCAGATATTAGCGGTAATCGATATGGCGATTACAGTAAAATTGATGTAGATCCGTCTGATGATGCTTCATTCTGGTTTATTAATGAGTACATTAATGGAAGTAGAAAAGGTGTGGTTGGAAAATTTCAAATTCAAGCAGGCACAGCTGATACCGAAGCACCAACAAATCCAACTAATTTGGTTGCCAGTAACATAACTGGTAGTGGGGCAACACTCAATTGGACCGCATCTACAGATAATGTAGGCGTTACGCTTTATAATATTAGTATAGACGGTAATCCTGTTGGCAGTTCTGCAACAACTACTTTTAACGCTACAGGACTTTCCCCTTTAACCACCTATACTGCTGCTGTAACTGCTCAGGATGCTGCCGGGAATGTTTCGGGAAGTGCCTCTGTTTCGTTTACTACAACTGCCGCCAATGTTAATTATTGTAGCTCTGCGAGTACCAATGTAAACGACGAATATATTAGCAATGTTCAGTTAAATACAATCAATAACAATTCTAATGCGCAATTTTATTCAGATTTCACTTCAATCTCTACAGATCTAAATGAAGGTGCAACATATACGATAACAGTTACCCCTACATGGACAGGAATCACATATTCTGAAGGTTATGCCGTTTGGATTGACTATAATAATAATGGAAACTTTAATGATTCAGGTGAACTTGTTTGGTCTAAATCGCCTTCAACTGATACTCCTAATAGCGGAACTTTTACAGTTCCAAGTGGAACTTCTAAAACTTCGGTTAGAATGCGAGTTTCAATGAAGTATAACGACACCCCAACCTCTTGTGAAACTTTCACTTATGGTGAAGTGGAAGACTACACCATAAATCTTGGAACTGGAAGCTCTGTTAGATCAAATGAAAAGGCTTTACAAGCATTTACTGAAGCTACAAATAAAAACATCAACATGTACCCTATCCCAGCAAAATCAAGGTTAACCATTGATGTTTTAGAGCATGATCTTGATGAAATTACAATATTTGCATCTTCGGGAGCGATCGTTAAAAAGGTAGACCCAAGCAAGGGGTCTCATACTATCGATACATCCCAATTGATGTCTGGTATGTATTTCGTAAGATTTGTTTCTAAAAGGCTAGCAACAACCAAGCGATTTATCAAGCAATAA
- a CDS encoding GEVED domain-containing protein — MKRKNLLLPLLFVISFMTQAQVTQNKAFYQGKISSIEHVSPMLSRPNDLVPPDNSVREAKDKRSLGNLVVSGKDPQKEDDYFIRNRHKMEQSMQRAPASLVFDTYSSNSSPTDPSLAIGPNHVMVVFNTGFMIYDKLGNELLGETAPNPAIFPSGGCCDLTVSYDNAADRWVLSFLGAGAQVAVSDGPNPLTAGWYVYNIATIQDYQKLSIWSDGYYLTDNTTSSNKLWVLERDVMLTGGAGAQILGFDLPGIATSGFYSPQVLNVTDGNLPAPGGATIVYLQDDAWNGVSQDHIKVWTANMDWSTPGNSTISSPQEITTTPFISVFDSGSFSNLTQPGGGIPIDALQATIMNQAQFRKFPTHNSALFNFVVDTDASIGKLAGIRWYEFRQSGDNQPWSLYQEGTYTAPDGKHAWNASLAMDGQGNIGMGYTSMSGASTPTAVRVSSYFTGRLSTDPLGTMTSAEQVIANGTADISGNRYGDYSKIDVDPSDDASFWFINEYINVTRKGVVGKFQIEAGVPDSEAPTDPTDLVASNITGNGATLNWTASTDNIGVTLYNISVDGDPVGTASSNTFNVTGLAPLTTHTVSVTAQDAAGNVSGSATVSFTTIEAEIIYCNSTSSSVNDEYIGVVQVHSIYNPSDAQFYSDFTSISADLYEGSSFTINIYPTWTGTEYPEGYAVWIDYNNNGSFDDSGELVWSKAPSTDITNSGTFTIPEGTSKTSVRMRVSMKYNGIPTSCESFIWGEVEDYTINLKSGSSVKTNEDALRSFTEATNKNINMYPIPAKSRLTIDVLEHDLDEITIFASSGAIVKKVDPSKGSHTIDTSQLMSGMYFVRFVSKRLATTKRFIKQ, encoded by the coding sequence ATGAAACGCAAAAATCTATTATTACCATTATTATTCGTCATTTCTTTTATGACACAAGCACAAGTAACCCAAAACAAAGCTTTTTATCAAGGAAAAATATCATCCATAGAGCATGTATCCCCCATGTTATCAAGACCTAACGACCTTGTCCCTCCAGACAATTCAGTTAGAGAGGCAAAAGATAAAAGATCATTAGGAAATTTAGTTGTATCTGGTAAAGACCCTCAAAAAGAAGATGATTATTTTATTAGAAATAGGCATAAAATGGAACAAAGTATGCAAAGAGCTCCTGCTAGCCTTGTTTTTGATACTTACTCATCAAATTCCAGCCCTACTGACCCTTCCCTGGCCATAGGTCCAAATCACGTCATGGTAGTTTTTAATACCGGGTTTATGATTTATGATAAATTAGGAAATGAATTATTAGGCGAAACAGCACCTAATCCAGCCATTTTTCCTTCAGGCGGATGCTGCGATCTTACGGTATCCTATGACAATGCAGCAGACAGATGGGTCCTTTCGTTCCTGGGAGCGGGTGCTCAAGTGGCTGTTTCTGATGGTCCCAACCCACTTACGGCAGGATGGTATGTATACAATATCGCTACCATTCAAGATTACCAAAAATTATCTATCTGGAGTGATGGCTATTATCTTACCGATAATACCACTAGCTCTAATAAACTTTGGGTATTAGAAAGAGATGTTATGCTAACAGGGGGTGCTGGAGCCCAAATTCTCGGATTTGACCTTCCCGGAATTGCAACCAGTGGTTTTTATAGCCCACAAGTGTTAAATGTTACCGATGGTAACTTACCTGCTCCCGGAGGTGCTACAATAGTATATTTACAAGATGATGCCTGGAACGGTGTATCTCAAGACCATATTAAAGTTTGGACTGCAAACATGGATTGGAGTACCCCAGGAAACTCTACAATTTCCAGCCCTCAGGAAATCACCACAACACCTTTTATTAGTGTTTTCGACAGTGGAAGTTTTTCCAATTTAACCCAACCCGGGGGTGGCATTCCAATTGATGCGCTGCAAGCAACCATTATGAACCAAGCCCAATTTAGAAAATTTCCAACTCATAATTCGGCGCTGTTTAATTTTGTAGTTGACACAGATGCCAGTATAGGCAAACTGGCAGGAATACGCTGGTACGAGTTTAGACAGAGTGGGGATAATCAGCCCTGGTCTTTATATCAAGAAGGCACGTATACCGCACCAGACGGAAAGCATGCCTGGAACGCAAGTTTGGCCATGGACGGGCAAGGGAATATAGGAATGGGCTATACATCAATGTCGGGGGCTTCAACTCCAACAGCGGTTAGGGTCAGTTCTTACTTTACCGGTAGATTGAGTACCGACCCATTAGGAACCATGACAAGTGCGGAACAGGTTATCGCAAATGGAACCGCAGATATTAGCGGTAATCGATATGGAGATTACAGTAAGATTGATGTAGATCCGTCTGATGATGCTTCGTTCTGGTTTATTAACGAGTATATTAATGTTACTAGAAAAGGTGTGGTTGGAAAATTCCAAATTGAAGCTGGCGTTCCTGACTCTGAAGCACCAACAGATCCAACGGATTTGGTTGCCAGTAATATAACAGGTAATGGTGCAACACTCAATTGGACGGCATCCACAGATAATATAGGCGTTACGCTTTATAACATCTCTGTAGATGGTGATCCTGTTGGTACTGCTTCTAGCAACACTTTTAACGTTACAGGACTTGCGCCATTAACCACACATACTGTTTCTGTAACTGCTCAGGATGCAGCGGGGAACGTTTCAGGAAGTGCCACTGTTTCATTTACTACAATTGAAGCGGAAATTATTTATTGTAATTCTACGAGTTCAAGTGTAAATGATGAGTATATCGGCGTCGTACAGGTACACTCTATATACAACCCTTCTGATGCACAATTTTATTCAGATTTCACTTCAATCTCTGCAGATTTATACGAAGGTTCATCATTTACCATAAACATTTACCCTACCTGGACAGGTACCGAATACCCTGAAGGTTATGCCGTTTGGATTGACTATAATAATAATGGAAGTTTTGATGATTCTGGTGAGCTAGTTTGGTCTAAAGCGCCTTCAACCGATATTACCAATAGCGGAACTTTTACCATCCCTGAAGGAACCTCTAAAACTTCTGTTAGAATGCGAGTTTCAATGAAGTATAACGGCATCCCAACATCCTGTGAATCTTTCATATGGGGTGAAGTTGAAGACTATACCATTAATCTTAAAAGTGGAAGTTCAGTAAAAACCAATGAAGATGCATTGAGGTCATTCACCGAAGCTACAAATAAAAACATCAACATGTATCCTATCCCGGCAAAATCAAGGTTAACCATTGATGTTTTAGAGCATGATCTTGATGAAATTACAATATTTGCATCCTCGGGAGCGATCGTTAAAAAGGTAGACCCGAGCAAGGGCTCTCATACTATCGATACGTCCCAATTGATGTCTGGCATGTATTTCGTAAGATTTGTTTCTAAAAGACTGGCAACAACCAAGCGATTTATCAAGCAATAA
- a CDS encoding DUF5004 domain-containing protein codes for MKKTYALMSSLIVITLLFVSCSDDDPKCIEDLTGELSNSETAFAHKWDLAEIVSEKEIDLTDDNVDNPSKNLYEQYSECQKDAFFNFKSDRSYTSEQGTTASNCSNKRTSTGTWKLVDNTILTLVDFCSSRTISIELNEDKTAFFTEEDFIFTDVKGNRITSKIKFTYNKVVSN; via the coding sequence ATGAAAAAGACTTATGCCCTGATGAGTAGTTTGATTGTAATTACTCTATTATTTGTTAGTTGTAGTGATGATGATCCAAAATGCATTGAAGACTTAACCGGAGAATTGAGTAATAGTGAAACTGCTTTTGCTCACAAGTGGGATTTAGCGGAAATCGTTTCGGAAAAGGAAATAGACTTAACCGACGATAACGTGGACAACCCAAGTAAAAATTTATATGAGCAATACTCAGAATGTCAAAAAGATGCCTTCTTTAATTTTAAAAGTGACAGAAGCTATACCAGCGAACAAGGAACAACAGCATCAAATTGTAGTAATAAGAGAACATCAACTGGTACTTGGAAATTAGTAGATAACACTATTCTAACTCTTGTAGATTTCTGTAGCTCTCGAACGATTAGTATCGAACTTAATGAAGATAAAACGGCTTTCTTTACAGAGGAGGATTTCATTTTTACCGATGTAAAAGGAAATCGTATTACGAGTAAAATAAAGTTTACTTACAATAAAGTAGTTTCTAACTAA